The DNA window AGGATGCGTTCACGAATGGTGGTCCTCGTTTTCACTAAGACCGCGTAAAAAATGTGATTTTTTTCGTACCAAGCTCGTTTTACACTGTATTTAATCAAACTATAAGTGGAAGTGTGATGTTGAAAACAAACCCGAATTCCAACACGCCTCAAATTGCGATTATTGGGGGTGGTGTTGCTGGTGCAACGGCGGCGGTTCATATGGGGGAGTTAGGATTAAATGTCTCTTTAATTGAAAAAAGTGCCGGTTTAGTTGACGGCCCACCGATATGCCACTTACACGCTGGCGGTAACCTGTATCGAGAAATTTCTGAGCAGCAATGTATTGAGTTACTCAGACAATCGTTGCAGACCGTTAGGTTATACCCACATACCCTCAATAAGCGCCCGACGGTGATTGCTATTCCGAAAGCGGATCCAGGAACACCGGACATCGTGGTCTCACGATTGGATGTCATTCGTGATGCGTATCAAAAGCTGGTGGACGACGATGCCCGTAATGAGTGGTTGGGTAAGCCACAGGATTACTATCGCGTCTTTGAGCGTGAAGAGTTGGAAGCGCTGCGTGAGCGAGAGCAGCCTGCGATGCCCACCACGATGGAAGATTGGCTGATTCCTGTTGTTCAGAATATGGATTTGGATGCGATTCAATACCCCGTGATTTCAGTACAGGAATATGGGTGGAGTGTGTTTCGTTTGGCTGCGAGTGCAGAATTGGCGCTAGAAGCGATGCCACAGTGTCAGATACACACCAACACCACGGTGACCGACCTTAAGTGGACGGGCAGCCAATGGCAAATTACCACGCTCAACGCATTAGGTGATACCGCGATTCAATATGCCGATTATGTGATCAATGCGTGTGGCTATAGAACAGGGTCGATCGATGACATGGCGCGTCACTATCGCGATCGCTTAGTCGAATTCAAAGCCGCATATGTCGCACACTGGGCTGATTGTCATCAAATGTGGCCTGAGGTTATCTTTCATGGTCAACGTGGCACACCGCAAGGTATGGCTCAACTGACGCCATACGCTAATGGCGTTTTTCAATTGCACGGTATGACGGAAGGGATCACCTTGTTTAGTGATGGCTTAGTGAAAAGCGGACTGCGCTCTGCACAACCCGAGTTGCCAGAATATTTACAGCTTAAGCTTAATAAAGGTTGGTCTGAGGCCGATCAGGTTGAGCGAACTGGACTGGCTATCCAGCATATGGCGCAATTTATGCCGAGTTTTAACAGTGCAGATATTGCTGGCAAGCCGCTATTTGGTGCGCAACAAATCCCGGGCAGTGATGCAACCTTACGTGCTGCGGATGTCAGCTTGGAAGATAATCATTACGCGCGCATCGAAATTGTGAAAGGTTCATCGGCGCTTGAAGCCGTGCAAAAAATCGTCTCTGCTTGGCGACTGTCCGATCATAACCATGACGATATTGAACAGGCTCATCCTGTTTCTATGTCCTTAGATGGTCAAGAGGTTGAACGCCGCGCGATTGCCATTGCCGAAGCGCGAGAATATCCTCGTGAACTGGCGATGGTCGTGGGCGAGCCGTTAGCGTGAAGGCACTTTTATGGTCGAGCCATAAAGCAAAGAAAAGCAGGGCGAAAGAGCCCTGCTTTTTTATTGCGTTAGAAATGACAGGGTTGCGTCATTGATGTACTAAGGTCGTGATTTTTCTCATGGTAGTCGGTACAATCGAGTCAATGTCAAAGGAGGCGAGTTATGAACGTATTAGTTACAGGTGGGATGGGCTATATTGGTAGCCATACTTGTATTCAAATGATTGAAGCAGGGATGAATCCTGTCATTTTGGACAATTTATATAATAGCAAATCCACCGTTTTAGAGCGGATCCAAAATGTGGCAGGTCAAACGCCTACCTTCGTTCAAGGCGATGTGCGCGATCGTGACTTATTGGTGGAAACAATGCGCCACCATTCTATTGATGCTGTGATTCATTTTGCAGGCTTAAAAGCGGTCGGAGAATCGGTTCAAAAGCCATTGGAATATTACGACAATAATGTGAATGGCACGTTAGTCTTAGTGGATGCGATGCGTGAAGCTGGCGTCAAATCGTTGGTGTTTAGTTCCTCTGCTACGGTATACGGTGATCCTGCCACCGTGCCAATTTTAGAAACGTTCCCGACCAGTGCGACGAACCCTTATGGTCGCAGTAAGTTGATGGTAGAAGAGTGCTTAACCGATTTCCAAAATGCGAACCCAGACTGGAGTATTACCTTACTGCGTTACTTCAATCCAGTGGGCTCTCATCCATCGGGTTTATTAGGTGAGGATCCGCAAGGCATTCCTAATAACTTGATGCCATTTGTTTCGCAGGTAGCGGTAGGGCGCCGTGAGTTTTTATCGGTCTTTGGCAGCGATTATGCGACGAAAGATGGAACGGGGGTACGTGATTACATTCATGTCATGGATTTAGCCGATGGACATATCGCGGCACTGACTCATGTCGGCAGCAAAGAGGGATTGCACGTCTATAACTTAGGCACGGGGAATGGTTACAGTGTGCTGGAAATGGTGGCTGCATTCGAAAAAGCCAGTGGCACAAAAATTCCGTATAAGTTGGTCGACCGTCGGCCTGGCGATATTGCCGCATGTTATGCTGACCCTGCTAAAGCGGAAACTGAGCTGGAGTGGCGTGCAACGCGAACATTGGAAGAAATGACCCAAGATACTTGGCGTTGGCAGTCAAACAACCCGCAGGGTTATCCTGATAAATAGAGTGTGTGAAAGCTCAATAAAAAACAGGCGTCATAGCCTGTTTTTTGTTTCGGTTCTCGTGGTTAACCGTTAGCTTTCAGCGTTAGGACGTGCCTTACTCAGTTCACATAGTACTTTAAGCGCCCCATAAGCGATAAGCGAATAACACAGTAATTCAATCCCTTCTTCAGAGACATTTTTGACAATACGGCTATATTTATCTTCCATGAGTGCTTCCCACAACTTTCCCATCCCGTAGAGTCGTGAGAAAACCAGCAGCATGATGGTTCCTGTTACGACAAATCGCATATTTTGTGCACTGAGAATGGTCGACATGTGAGTGAGTGTCTCTTTGCCACCTTTGTAGGCATAAAATAAGGCGAGTAAAGTCACAAGAATGGCAGGAGCTTGCCACGCTCCATGGTAGATTAAGTCGAGTATTTCATCGTTTTCGCGGATCAGTAGCACCAGATAAAAGGCGCTAATCAGGTAAGCCGCTCGCTTTAGATCGGGGTTGACTTTGCCGAGGCGGAAAAAGCAAAACGCGGTTGTCGCAAGAAAAATTAATTGCATGGACTCGGTAACGGAGGCTTCCGTCATGCGGTTTTTGAAGTAGATAATATCAAGATCGATACAAGCAGCGACTAACGCAAACAGCCCTATTAATGTTAGGGCCTCTAATAGTGTTTTTTTAATCATAAAATTAACTATGGTTCTTTAGAGTGTAAACTGAATAAGATCAGCAGATGAAGTTGAAGCCCATTAGTCATAAGAAGTATAAAAAAGTGGTGAACTAATAAAGCGCTAGCATTCTTGCGATTTTAGTGACGATTGTCAAACTCAAAAGAACAGCGTTCAATAACGATAGATAAAGCAAATAATTAGCATATGCTGATATATGTTTTATCAATGATAATCGATGAATAAATAACAAAAATGAAGGTAAACTAGGTCGCGGTGATGAAAAATGAATCAAAACCGAACGCTTGCCGGGTAAGAATAACAAAACCCTGACATAAATTGGCTCTCTGTCAGGGTTTTGCTAAAAAGAAAGGATGTTAACGAATATGAATGCAATCAGTCTGTGAGTGATTTATTTATGCACATATTTCGCGATACTGGCTAATAAGTGACGGTCATTGTTTTCGGCCAAACGTACGTTCTGCGATAAATAGAAGTATTTGTCCGCCACCAGATAGCTCAATAACCGCTCCTCATGGGGATTTTTAAATTGCTCAACCCATTGATGTGCATTATTAATAATGCGCTCGGCTTCTTCGGGATGCGCATTGTAGTAGTCCATTTTTTCTATCAAATCTGAGAAGTCATCTTTGATTTCAACATAGTGGACGTTGGCAATGAGCTTGCCTTCCATAAACCAGGTTTCGTATCTTAATTTCGGGCTCATCGCCAGCGAATTGGAAGACATAATCCACTTTAAATTGGTGGCTACGTCTTTGCCTTCTAAACTTAAGATAAATTTGAACTTCAACTGATCTTCGATGGACATTTTAGGAACAACGTACGCCAGTTGATCTTCGTCTTCTTTATCCGTTCTGCCGAGATCACAACGTTCGTGATAATAGTATTTCTCTAGCAGATTTCGTCGATTAGGGCGAAAACCACTGCCTCGCCACACCGCCATGTTCTTTTTATGGCGAAATTCTAAAGTATCTTCAACAAATCGGTAGTGCCGTATTGCATTGAGTTTTAAAAGTACCGAATTCCCATTATGGTCGCTAATCGGGCGGCTTTTTACAAATGTTGGGACGGCTGGGATATCGGTGACATCGCCATGAATAAAGTTGAATCGCAAATGACGATCGAAGCCTTTGATGACTTTGAGTAAGTCAAAAAAATAGGTTGAGCCACAATTCTTCTTAAACTGGGCAATTTGAGGCGCTTGCTGAGAAACTGGAAACGACGATTGGAGTTTCATGTAGTAATCGACGCGTTTTTGCAGTCTGTTTTGTGTGTGCTTAGGCAGGCTCGCCAATTGCTGTTTTACATAAAAATGCAGCACTGGCTGTGGAATCAGGTTGTAGAGTGTATTGGTTAGATAATATTTTAGTTTTCTCATGAATCAACCCATCTTTACGCCTAGGCCCCAAAGGTGTGGTACCTGTTATTTTAGCCCCTACAGTCAGAGTTTGCTCTTCAACCTGTAAGGAATGGTGGTGTTTGGTTCATTAACGACATCGTGACAGAGTGACGGTTTGCTGTCCTTAATGAGTCTGTTACCTCAGGTTTTTATAAAGCATATTTTATGCCATTTTTACCTGTTTTTTATAATTTTGTTAATACGTATCCTCAACCTCAAGTGCTTCTTCAATAGAGATTTCTTTTTTACTTTAAATCAACACCTTTATAGCGATGTCAGCACGATGTTAAGCGAATGTTGTGATGGTTTAATGACTTTAGTATAGCTGCAGTATCGTGTTTCTCTAATTTACGATGATAATTGACAACCATGTCGTGAATAGGTTCACATTGATCACAGCTATAGGTAAAAAAAACACGCACATTGCAGCAATGAGCGTGTTTTTTGGCCAGTTTTCAGCGCTTAACCGAGCGTAGGTAGGGCGTGCAGTGTCACCAGTATTTGTACTCCAACAATGACGACTCCAAACAGAGCACTGATGGTTAACGCTAAAGCGCCGCCTTTGACTTGATAAGGTTGACGGTTTTGTGAGCGCTTACGCACCGTGTACACCATGGCAACAGGTAGAAAAATGGCGAGGATGGCTAGAGCGATCGCGGCGTAGCCAAGTGCCATAATAAAACCTTGCGGATAAAATAAAGCAAAAGCCAATGGTGGTAAAAAAGTGATGAATGACACCAGTGGGCGGCTGATTGAGCTCTTGGTTTTTCGCAGACTGTCTCCTAAAAATTCAAACAACCCCAGACTTACGCCAAGAAAGGAGGTCAAAAGCGCTAAATCGGCAAAGATACCAATAATATGATTTAAATTAGACTGCTCTACTGTGCTCGCCAATATTTGGATTAACGCGCTTAATTGGGAGTTCTTAACCAAGTGATCCTGCGAGACGACACCTAGGGTTACCAATTGCCAAAAAATATAAATGACAAGTGGAATAGCAGAGCCGATTAAAATCGCTTTTCTCAAGGCTGAGGTATTGCCATCCATGTAATTGACGATCGCGGGAATGCTGCCGTGAAAACCAAAAGAGGTAAATATGACTGGAATCGCAGCGACAATGAGGCCTTGTTGCAATGGCATACTTAATAAGTAAGAGTGCGTGACATTAGGGGCTAAGAAAAATAGCACCATAGCCAAAGCAATCAACTTGCAAGCAAACAGGACGCGATTCACTTTATCCACCAGCCCAGTACCCAATGTGACGATGATTGCCACAATAATAGTAAATAGCACCGTCCCCGTTGCAGGAGAGAAATGCGATCCTGTCACGTCACTAATACGTTGAGTAAACTGTGAGCCACCGCCAGCAATATAGGCGGCACAGAGAGCATAGAATAAAAATAACATGGCAAATGTGGCGACCCACTTACCTTTGTTGCCTAATATTTGTTGTGCCAAAGTATGCAGTGTGGCGTCGCTAGCAGCGTATTGGTGCAGCTCGACCATTAATAGCGCGGTAAAGGCCATGAGCGCCCAAAGGACCAACATAATCAGCAATGATGTGGAAAAACCGATACCTGCCGACGCTAAAGGAAGAGCTAACATGCCCGCACCGATAGTGGTGCCGGCGATGATCAAAGTACTGCCAAAAAGCTTTGATTGAGTCATAAATGTAAACTTTTTTATACGATATTATGGATTGTTACACTCATTTTTTGTCATAAAATTGAGGGTAACACGAATAAATAACCTGTCTTTGCCTATTCTCTAAGAGAATATCTGTTGAGTCAATGTGTTTGTAAAAATTAACAATTTGTGTAAATAAATATTTACAGGCAATTTTTGTTACCCTCTATGGCGCGTATTTGCTGTGATGATGGGGAAGAAAGGCTAGACGACACCGAATTATTCGCATAATGTTGACACGTGGACGATAGACATCGGACACAAGGAGCGCAATGACATTGCAATATCCAGCTTAGGTTAGCGTGAGGTATCACTATCACGCGTGGCTGTATAGACAATAATAAATAAGGAGGTCGACAATGAGTGACCGCAATACAGTTCCTCAGGAAGACAGTTTGGAATGGATGGATGCCATGGAAATTGGTTTCGTACTTTCTGACTATCAACCGTCAACGCAAGAAGAGACGCCATCTTCTTTGCAATAGAGATAAGCCAGCGCGCCGCGCTGGCTTTTAAGTTCTTATCGCCCCATCATTATTTTTTACGCCTAGCTGACTACTTTATCTTATGAATTATCTCGCACACTTACACATTGCTGAGCATTGCCGCAGCCAAATGTTGGGCAATTTATTGGGTGACTTTGTCCGAGGCAACATTACCGATGATTACGCTCTGGATGTCGTTGAGGGTATTCGTTTGCATCGATGGGTGGATGCGTATACAGACCGCCATGAGATCGTTCTTGCCGCCAAGCACTATTTTCCCTCCGAGTTGAAACGATTTGCTCCTATCGCACTCGATATGTTTTGGGATCATTGTCTGAGCCGTCATTGGCACCGTTACCACGATCAGCCGTTGAGCGGATTTGTCCGTGATGCGGAGAAGACGGTTCGCCATCAGCAGCGCTCAGTGCAAGCCTATACTTCATTACCTGAGTCGTTTATTTCGGTCACGGATAAAATGTGGACGGGAGGCTGGCTGGAGTCTTATCAATGCTTTGAGAATATTGATATGGCTTTACAGCGCATCGCGTTACGTCGAGAGCGCTTAGCTCCGCTGAGTCAGTGTGTGATGACGCTGAGGACCGAGTATGAGCATTTGGAATCGTTATTTTTTGCTTTTTATCCGCAATTATTAAACGCAGCACAAGGCGAATGAGTCTGATACAATGCGCGCCCAGTTTTGCTATTGTTAGGAATTTCCTTTATGTCGACTTCTCCGGCGTCATTTGCTGCTCTTGGTCTAGACCCTACGCTGATTGATGTACTGCATTCACTGTTTATCAATGACCCCACACCGATTCAAGCGCAAGGTATTCCTGCCGTGCTTGACGGTCGAGATGTGCTCGCCGCGGCACAAACCGGAACGGGGAAAACCGCCGCCTATGGGCTTCCATTGATTCAGCGTTTATGTGACCCCGTGGATGAAGACACGCAAGCCTATCTAGCAGACACTCGCGGGGTCAGAGCGTTAATTGTGGTACCAACACGAGAGTTGGCGCAACAGGTGTTGGATAACTTGCAAGCGTATGCCAAACACTCAACGCTCTCTATTGTGGCAGTTTATGGCGGAACCAGCCTGAGTGTGCAAAAAAATAAATTGCAGCATGGAGCCGACATACTCATTGCCACGCCGGGTAGGCTACTGGATCATCTGCATACCAAAGCGGTGTCCATCAAATCTGCGACCACGTTGGTGTTAGACGAAGCCGATCGCCTTTTGGACATGGGGTTTATGCCCGATATTCAGCGGTTATTGCGCAAGATGCCATCGCGTCAACAAACGCTATTTTTCTCGGCAACCTTTACCGCTTCAATTAAAGCGACAGCATATCGTTTATTGGAAAATCCGGTCGAAATACAAGTTACGCCAAAGAATTCTGCTGCCGACACCGTGACGCAAATCGTGTACCCAGTGGATAAAAAGCGCAAACAAGCATTGTTGTCGTTTTTAATTGGGTCGCGAAATTGGCAGCAAGTCTTGGTCTTTGTCAAAACCAAGCAGGGCAGTGATCATTTAGCGAAAGAATTGAAATTGGACGGCATTAAAGCCGTGTCAATTAATGGAGACAAAAGCCAAGGTGCTCGCTTAAAAGCGTTGCAGGACTTTAAAGCCGGAAAAGTACGCGCATTGATCGCGACCGATGTGGCTGCTCGTGGACTGGACATCGCTCAGTTAGAGCAAGTTGTTAACTACGATATGCCATTTAAGGCGGAAGATTATATTCATCGTATCGGTCGTACCGGGCGAGCGGGGTCAACAGGGCTGGCGGTTTCTTTACTCAGTCGTGATGAAGAGCCGGCGTTAGAGGCGATTGAACGCTTATTGGATACTCGGTTACCGCAAGAGTGGTTGGCTGGTTTTGAACCGTCTGCTGAGAGCGTCCAAAATGATAACGAGTCTCACGGTCGTCGTCGCAGTCGCTCGGCAGAAAAACGCAAACTGAAGGCCAAGCTCAATATTCACGCAGGTCGAGGTAAGCGCTAAGTAAAGGGAAGCGGTCAGCGCTTAGGGGGCTTTCTAGCCTTATGCCAACAGATCATTGAGTGCATGGGATAGTTTTGCTTTGTATAAACAGGCGATCGTTTTGGAATCGGTGATAGCGCCATTGATAATGTGTTGTTCTAGCTCATTCAGAGTATAGGTTTCAACTTTGATGATTTCATCGTCATCACATTGGTAGCGCTGGGTGTGGTGCAGTTGATAAGCGACGTAGAGATGTTGAATTTCATCACACATGCCTGCCATTGGGGTCAGTTGACCTAAGGAAAGGTAACGGTCAGCGCTGTATCCCGTTTCTTCTTCCAATTCCCGTTTGGCACAGGTCAAAGCATCTTCACCAGGCTCCATCGTGCCTGCTGGGATCTCAATCATCCACTTACCGAGTGAAGGACGAAATTGATTGACGACCACAATCCGCTGATCATCTGTTACCGGGATGATAACGGCCGCACCTGGGTGTTCAATCGTCGTATGAGTAATGGTGTTGCCATTTGGCAGCGTGATGGCGTGTTCGGTTAAAGCGAGGGAGTGTTTCCATTGATGAATGATGGTTTTCATAGCGTCCACTCTAAAGATTTGTCCTTTTTAGGCCTAATACCTTAGCGTAGTTTTTCAAAATTACCAGACCATTTAGTGTTTTCAATAATCTAAGGTTGCTATTCTATTAATATTTGCAAACAATACGCGCCATATTGGGTAAGACGTGGTGCTAAGTGATGACGGGTCCATACCACCACTTTTCACCTATCCATTAAGCTGTTGCTAAGGAGCTCGCTTATTTATGAATTCATCACCTATCGCTTCTCACGCAAGCCAAGCGTTGTTATCTGAACGCATCAACCAGTTGGCGGCCTCTTTAAGCGAAGGCGTTTATGAGCGTGAAAGCACGATAAAATTGTGTCTATTGGCGGCATTAAGTGGCGAAAGTGTGTTTCTACTTGGTCCGCCAGGGATTGCCAAAAGTCTCATCGCCAAACGTTTAATTCAAGCCTTTGATAAGAGCAGTTACTTTGAATATTTGATGACACGGTTTTCCACACCTGAAGAAGTCTTTGGCCCATTGAGCATCCAAGAGCTCAAAGACAACGGACGTTATGTCCGTTTAACTGAGGGGTATTTACCTAACGCGCAGGTGGTATTTCTCGATGAAATTTGGAAAGCGGGCCCCGCGATTTTAAATACGCTGTTAACGGTTGTGAATGAAAAGACCTTTAAAAATGGCAGTGACGTTCAAAAAGTCCCCATGCGTTTGCTGATATCCGCCTCCAATGAACTGCCCGATCAAGA is part of the Vibrio zhugei genome and encodes:
- a CDS encoding FAD-dependent oxidoreductase, whose product is MLKTNPNSNTPQIAIIGGGVAGATAAVHMGELGLNVSLIEKSAGLVDGPPICHLHAGGNLYREISEQQCIELLRQSLQTVRLYPHTLNKRPTVIAIPKADPGTPDIVVSRLDVIRDAYQKLVDDDARNEWLGKPQDYYRVFEREELEALREREQPAMPTTMEDWLIPVVQNMDLDAIQYPVISVQEYGWSVFRLAASAELALEAMPQCQIHTNTTVTDLKWTGSQWQITTLNALGDTAIQYADYVINACGYRTGSIDDMARHYRDRLVEFKAAYVAHWADCHQMWPEVIFHGQRGTPQGMAQLTPYANGVFQLHGMTEGITLFSDGLVKSGLRSAQPELPEYLQLKLNKGWSEADQVERTGLAIQHMAQFMPSFNSADIAGKPLFGAQQIPGSDATLRAADVSLEDNHYARIEIVKGSSALEAVQKIVSAWRLSDHNHDDIEQAHPVSMSLDGQEVERRAIAIAEAREYPRELAMVVGEPLA
- the galE gene encoding UDP-glucose 4-epimerase GalE; translation: MNVLVTGGMGYIGSHTCIQMIEAGMNPVILDNLYNSKSTVLERIQNVAGQTPTFVQGDVRDRDLLVETMRHHSIDAVIHFAGLKAVGESVQKPLEYYDNNVNGTLVLVDAMREAGVKSLVFSSSATVYGDPATVPILETFPTSATNPYGRSKLMVEECLTDFQNANPDWSITLLRYFNPVGSHPSGLLGEDPQGIPNNLMPFVSQVAVGRREFLSVFGSDYATKDGTGVRDYIHVMDLADGHIAALTHVGSKEGLHVYNLGTGNGYSVLEMVAAFEKASGTKIPYKLVDRRPGDIAACYADPAKAETELEWRATRTLEEMTQDTWRWQSNNPQGYPDK
- a CDS encoding glycosyl transferase family 90, which produces MRKLKYYLTNTLYNLIPQPVLHFYVKQQLASLPKHTQNRLQKRVDYYMKLQSSFPVSQQAPQIAQFKKNCGSTYFFDLLKVIKGFDRHLRFNFIHGDVTDIPAVPTFVKSRPISDHNGNSVLLKLNAIRHYRFVEDTLEFRHKKNMAVWRGSGFRPNRRNLLEKYYYHERCDLGRTDKEDEDQLAYVVPKMSIEDQLKFKFILSLEGKDVATNLKWIMSSNSLAMSPKLRYETWFMEGKLIANVHYVEIKDDFSDLIEKMDYYNAHPEEAERIINNAHQWVEQFKNPHEERLLSYLVADKYFYLSQNVRLAENNDRHLLASIAKYVHK
- a CDS encoding aromatic amino acid transport family protein translates to MTQSKLFGSTLIIAGTTIGAGMLALPLASAGIGFSTSLLIMLVLWALMAFTALLMVELHQYAASDATLHTLAQQILGNKGKWVATFAMLFLFYALCAAYIAGGGSQFTQRISDVTGSHFSPATGTVLFTIIVAIIVTLGTGLVDKVNRVLFACKLIALAMVLFFLAPNVTHSYLLSMPLQQGLIVAAIPVIFTSFGFHGSIPAIVNYMDGNTSALRKAILIGSAIPLVIYIFWQLVTLGVVSQDHLVKNSQLSALIQILASTVEQSNLNHIIGIFADLALLTSFLGVSLGLFEFLGDSLRKTKSSISRPLVSFITFLPPLAFALFYPQGFIMALGYAAIALAILAIFLPVAMVYTVRKRSQNRQPYQVKGGALALTISALFGVVIVGVQILVTLHALPTLG
- a CDS encoding ACP phosphodiesterase, with the protein product MNYLAHLHIAEHCRSQMLGNLLGDFVRGNITDDYALDVVEGIRLHRWVDAYTDRHEIVLAAKHYFPSELKRFAPIALDMFWDHCLSRHWHRYHDQPLSGFVRDAEKTVRHQQRSVQAYTSLPESFISVTDKMWTGGWLESYQCFENIDMALQRIALRRERLAPLSQCVMTLRTEYEHLESLFFAFYPQLLNAAQGE
- a CDS encoding DEAD/DEAH box helicase, with amino-acid sequence MSTSPASFAALGLDPTLIDVLHSLFINDPTPIQAQGIPAVLDGRDVLAAAQTGTGKTAAYGLPLIQRLCDPVDEDTQAYLADTRGVRALIVVPTRELAQQVLDNLQAYAKHSTLSIVAVYGGTSLSVQKNKLQHGADILIATPGRLLDHLHTKAVSIKSATTLVLDEADRLLDMGFMPDIQRLLRKMPSRQQTLFFSATFTASIKATAYRLLENPVEIQVTPKNSAADTVTQIVYPVDKKRKQALLSFLIGSRNWQQVLVFVKTKQGSDHLAKELKLDGIKAVSINGDKSQGARLKALQDFKAGKVRALIATDVAARGLDIAQLEQVVNYDMPFKAEDYIHRIGRTGRAGSTGLAVSLLSRDEEPALEAIERLLDTRLPQEWLAGFEPSAESVQNDNESHGRRRSRSAEKRKLKAKLNIHAGRGKR
- a CDS encoding NUDIX hydrolase, giving the protein MKTIIHQWKHSLALTEHAITLPNGNTITHTTIEHPGAAVIIPVTDDQRIVVVNQFRPSLGKWMIEIPAGTMEPGEDALTCAKRELEEETGYSADRYLSLGQLTPMAGMCDEIQHLYVAYQLHHTQRYQCDDDEIIKVETYTLNELEQHIINGAITDSKTIACLYKAKLSHALNDLLA